A window from Verrucomicrobiia bacterium encodes these proteins:
- a CDS encoding PadR family transcriptional regulator: MSKDYNQLPQVAFSILLALSLKERHGYEIIKQVEEDSNGKIKLGPGALYTSIKQLRSKGLIREVKRPNDSRRRYYKLSGAGAKALESELEYYENVVRLAKKRHALSNVHLYA; encoded by the coding sequence ATGAGCAAGGACTACAACCAACTACCGCAAGTGGCTTTTAGTATTCTTTTGGCCCTTAGCCTCAAAGAGCGTCATGGGTACGAAATTATCAAACAAGTAGAGGAGGATAGTAACGGCAAGATCAAACTAGGTCCCGGCGCACTGTATACCAGTATCAAGCAGCTACGCAGCAAGGGACTGATCCGGGAGGTCAAGCGTCCAAACGATAGCCGCAGACGGTACTACAAACTGTCTGGTGCTGGTGCAAAAGCGCTCGAAAGCGAACTAGAGTACTATGAAAACGTTGTGCGGCTGGCAAAAAAACGCCATGCACTAAGTAACGTACACCTCTATGCATAG
- a CDS encoding Ldh family oxidoreductase: MKVAVSELTKKFKALLATSGASEWDVNTLASLYLEEDLRDNYFSALWSFEEAIERLKKSKDKKHTIEVDKPALKLINCNGRTLGLAAMELVPELCRMAKEQGIAILGFYNGGYQVMPEAFVRAIAAEDLVGLTSSAGGPQGVLPHGGSKDLLGTNPLAYGIPTNGLPIVFDASTAQYAYGSIKIAKEKGQTLPEKSYVDADGDWTTDPAKAIGIIPFGEHRGYAINLLLEVLTGALVGAKSGLLQKDEMDMGCFMIAIDPAAFGSLDEFKAQTTKLARDIETSKPVEGFSEVRVPGYKSERHKQKVLQEDSIEVDEAMWNKFMDAYKERVKTKESQIL; this comes from the coding sequence GTGAAAGTCGCAGTATCCGAATTGACCAAAAAATTTAAGGCATTGCTAGCAACAAGCGGCGCGTCCGAATGGGATGTGAATACACTAGCCTCGCTGTACTTAGAAGAAGACCTTCGGGACAATTACTTCTCGGCATTGTGGAGCTTTGAGGAAGCTATCGAACGGCTAAAGAAGTCGAAAGATAAAAAGCACACCATAGAGGTTGATAAGCCAGCGCTTAAACTTATTAACTGCAACGGACGTACGTTGGGGCTCGCAGCCATGGAGCTTGTGCCCGAGCTTTGTCGCATGGCAAAAGAACAAGGTATTGCTATCTTAGGTTTTTACAATGGTGGCTATCAAGTAATGCCCGAAGCGTTTGTGCGTGCAATAGCGGCAGAAGATCTAGTTGGGCTTACGTCTTCCGCAGGAGGCCCGCAGGGCGTATTGCCACATGGTGGCAGCAAAGACTTGCTGGGTACCAATCCGCTTGCATATGGTATTCCCACCAATGGTTTGCCTATAGTATTCGACGCATCAACTGCCCAGTACGCATACGGCAGTATCAAGATCGCCAAAGAAAAAGGCCAGACATTGCCCGAAAAATCTTATGTCGATGCGGATGGTGACTGGACAACGGATCCCGCCAAGGCAATCGGTATTATCCCGTTTGGGGAACACAGAGGCTATGCGATTAACTTACTTCTAGAAGTTCTGACCGGCGCACTTGTTGGCGCCAAGAGCGGGCTGCTTCAGAAAGACGAAATGGACATGGGTTGTTTTATGATTGCAATCGACCCAGCGGCTTTTGGTTCGCTCGATGAGTTCAAGGCACAAACTACCAAACTAGCGCGAGACATCGAGACAAGCAAACCAGTGGAGGGATTCAGCGAAGTGCGGGTTCCTGGCTACAAAAGCGAGCGCCACAAACAAAAAGTTCTGCAAGAAGATTCGATCGAAGTAGATGAAGCCATGTGGAACAAGTTCATGGATGCATATAAAGAGCGAGTAAAGACTAAGGAGTCTCAGATCTTATGA
- a CDS encoding glyoxalase superfamily protein, translated as MTKMTIEVIFVPVTDVDRAKDFYVDKLGFHADHDQKVKEGLRFVQLTPQGSACSIAIGEGITEMKPGSQEGIMMVVDDVRSLRQELKEKDVDITDIDKQPWGTFAYFKDPDGNAWTLQELPYKRD; from the coding sequence ATGACAAAAATGACAATCGAAGTAATCTTTGTGCCCGTCACTGACGTTGACCGCGCCAAAGATTTTTATGTAGACAAGCTAGGCTTTCATGCCGACCATGACCAAAAAGTCAAAGAGGGCCTGCGCTTTGTGCAGCTTACCCCGCAGGGTTCGGCTTGCTCGATTGCAATTGGCGAAGGAATTACCGAGATGAAGCCCGGCAGCCAAGAGGGCATCATGATGGTTGTCGACGACGTCCGCAGCCTCAGGCAAGAGCTGAAAGAAAAAGACGTCGACATAACCGATATCGACAAACAGCCGTGGGGAACCTTTGCCTATTTCAAAGACCCTGACGGCAATGCATGGACGCTGCAAGAGCTGCCATACAAGCGAGACTAG
- a CDS encoding beta-eliminating lyase-related protein, translated as MWAISRATADGKLRVEDLHAEYEARLELGYHSTLPKVVSIAQSTEYGTLYTNQEVKAIADWCHSHDMYLHMDGCRLPNALVALDSDLVTATRDAGVDVLCFGGAKNGLMNAEAVIIFNAPEQSIPRVQKQLLQLSSKMRYVSAQFIPYLTDDLWRKNAEHANTLAKQLADALVEIDGVSLTQALQTNQVFLVMPTELKEKLHAAGHHFYDWDVPKQEVRLVTAWDNKTEDIQRLMQDAKS; from the coding sequence ATGTGGGCCATCAGCCGAGCTACGGCGGACGGAAAGTTGCGCGTAGAAGATCTGCACGCGGAGTACGAGGCTCGCCTGGAGCTGGGCTACCACTCAACATTGCCCAAGGTTGTCAGCATTGCCCAGAGTACTGAATACGGCACGCTCTACACAAACCAAGAAGTAAAGGCTATTGCTGATTGGTGTCATTCACATGACATGTACTTGCATATGGATGGCTGCCGTTTGCCGAATGCACTTGTAGCGCTAGATAGTGATCTGGTTACTGCTACCCGCGATGCAGGTGTTGATGTTCTGTGTTTTGGAGGTGCCAAGAATGGACTCATGAACGCCGAAGCAGTCATAATTTTTAATGCGCCAGAACAAAGCATCCCACGAGTTCAAAAGCAGTTGCTTCAGCTGAGTTCAAAAATGCGGTACGTATCGGCGCAGTTTATCCCGTACCTCACTGATGACTTGTGGCGGAAAAATGCCGAGCATGCTAACACGCTTGCAAAGCAGTTGGCTGATGCACTGGTCGAGATTGATGGAGTGAGTCTTACGCAAGCGCTCCAGACCAATCAAGTGTTTCTGGTGATGCCTACGGAGCTTAAGGAAAAACTGCACGCGGCTGGACATCACTTTTATGACTGGGACGTTCCCAAGCAAGAAGTACGACTCGTGACCGCATGGGACAATAAGACAGAAGACATCCAGCGCCTCATGCAAGACGCCAAAAGCTAG